In a genomic window of Syntrophales bacterium:
- a CDS encoding thioredoxin family protein, with amino-acid sequence MSEREIVQVRVEGALVGIVGLTAIMKELTTDRTGRTDEEIREELLRRAGEGNYIPRKARDAYGKALLREFRKFRGEAVEEEVLPGTQVRILGPGCTRCWQLERDVRDVMAELGLAGDLVHVDDLKEIARSGVMGAPALVVNGKVLAVGTVPSKADIRKWLTQMAKEDT; translated from the coding sequence GTGAGCGAGCGGGAAATCGTCCAGGTCCGGGTTGAAGGCGCCTTGGTCGGGATCGTCGGCCTGACCGCGATCATGAAGGAGCTTACCACTGACAGGACAGGCAGAACCGATGAAGAGATCCGGGAAGAGCTTCTCCGCCGGGCCGGTGAAGGCAATTACATCCCCCGGAAGGCCCGGGATGCCTATGGGAAGGCCCTCCTGAGAGAATTCAGGAAGTTCCGGGGAGAAGCGGTGGAGGAAGAGGTGCTGCCGGGTACGCAAGTCCGGATCCTGGGACCTGGGTGCACCCGGTGCTGGCAACTGGAGCGGGACGTCCGGGACGTCATGGCCGAGCTGGGCCTGGCGGGCGATCTGGTTCACGTGGACGATCTCAAGGAAATCGCCCGCTCCGGCGTGATGGGTGCTCCCGCCCTGGTCGTCAACGGGAAGGTGCTGGCGGTGGGTACAGTTCCCTCGAAGGCGGACATCCGCAAGTGGCTTACACAAATGGCAAAGGAGGATAC
- a CDS encoding permease has protein sequence MKLLMDLVVAGLLALQDYVATHVLTCLIPAFLLAGAMVAFINQQAILEVLGEKANKLKSFSLAGLASFFVAACSCTVIPVSSGLYYSGAAVGVAFIILWVAPSANILSLIYTGNILGYEIVLARVVASLMMAFVVGWVMTVFFGKEKRETVAAFQAEDAPQAIVSRPHLILMVLILLSLLLPNYIGQTGPYLTKVLIWGATTLVLAGYAWKALSREEIASWLRESWWFIRIIFPLLLGGVFLVGVIGKLLPEEWIRAWLGGNGITASFLATMIGAVSYFATMTEAPFVDTLMKLGMGKGPALTLLLTGPGLSLPNWIAIARVFGVKKAVVYVITIIILGTLVGWFFGNFIL, from the coding sequence ATGAAGTTACTCATGGATCTTGTCGTTGCGGGGCTCCTGGCCCTGCAGGATTACGTGGCCACCCACGTGCTCACCTGCCTGATCCCGGCGTTTCTGCTGGCTGGGGCCATGGTGGCGTTTATCAACCAGCAGGCCATCCTCGAAGTCCTGGGGGAGAAGGCCAACAAACTGAAATCGTTTTCCCTGGCCGGCCTGGCCAGCTTCTTCGTGGCCGCCTGCTCCTGCACCGTCATCCCCGTCTCCAGCGGCCTTTACTACAGCGGGGCGGCGGTCGGGGTGGCCTTCATCATCCTCTGGGTCGCCCCGTCGGCGAACATCCTGTCCCTGATCTACACGGGGAACATCCTGGGTTACGAGATTGTCTTAGCCCGGGTGGTGGCCTCCCTCATGATGGCCTTTGTCGTCGGCTGGGTCATGACGGTCTTTTTCGGCAAGGAGAAAAGGGAGACGGTCGCAGCCTTCCAGGCGGAAGATGCCCCCCAGGCCATCGTCTCCCGACCCCACCTGATCCTGATGGTCCTGATCCTCCTGTCGCTCCTGCTTCCAAACTACATCGGCCAGACGGGACCCTATCTCACGAAGGTCCTGATCTGGGGTGCCACAACCCTTGTTCTGGCCGGCTACGCCTGGAAAGCACTGTCTCGTGAGGAAATCGCCTCGTGGCTCCGGGAGAGCTGGTGGTTCATCCGGATCATCTTTCCCCTCCTGTTGGGTGGTGTCTTTCTCGTCGGAGTCATCGGGAAGCTCCTGCCGGAGGAGTGGATCCGGGCCTGGCTGGGCGGAAACGGCATCACCGCCTCCTTCCTCGCCACCATGATCGGGGCCGTCAGCTACTTCGCCACCATGACGGAGGCACCCTTCGTGGACACGCTCATGAAGCTGGGCATGGGCAAGGGACCCGCCCTGACGCTTCTCCTGACGGGTCCCGGGTTGAGCCTGCCCAACTGGATCGCCATCGCCCGGGTCTTCGGGGTGAAGAAGGCCGTGGTCTATGTCATCACCATCATCATCCTGGGGACGCTCGTGGGCTGGTTCTTCGGGAATTTCATTCTTTGA
- a CDS encoding metalloregulator ArsR/SmtB family transcription factor, which produces MEAFVSVMKALSDPNRVRIVKMLQRRMMCVCELQAALGVAQPTVSKHLKILEEAGLVSRRKDGLWVNYTVSDGSRSPYAASMLGNLRHWLTEDPDLTILLDNIVGLDRAALCARETPNA; this is translated from the coding sequence ATGGAAGCATTCGTAAGCGTGATGAAGGCCCTTTCGGACCCGAACCGGGTTAGGATCGTCAAGATGCTCCAGCGCAGGATGATGTGTGTCTGCGAGCTGCAGGCGGCCCTCGGAGTGGCCCAGCCGACGGTCTCCAAGCACCTGAAGATCCTGGAGGAGGCGGGGCTTGTGAGTCGCAGGAAAGACGGACTCTGGGTCAACTATACCGTTTCGGACGGGAGCCGGAGTCCCTACGCAGCGAGCATGCTTGGCAATCTCCGTCATTGGCTGACCGAAGACCCAGACCTTACGATCCTTCTCGACAACATCGTGGGTCTGGACAGGGCGGCTTTGTGCGCCCGGGAGACACCGAACGCTTGA
- the rsgA gene encoding ribosome small subunit-dependent GTPase A, which yields MDMRLSDLGFDEWFEPHVGELHAEGRNIARISAVDRGGYLVRNESGEIPAELAGRLSWQIDDSAGLPCVGDWVTAEYYNHNTEAIIHGVFPRKTFLRRKTAGDRIDYQMIAANIDTAFLVQSCHFDFNPRRLDRYLVMAAEGHVEPVVILTKTDLITGDELEEKIALVRSVTQAQVLTLSNKSVDGLEPFQQTLLPGRTYCLLGSSGVGKTTLINRLLGRDALSTKAVSGTGEGTHTTSRRQLVVLAEGAMLIDTPGMRELGLLGAGEGIGIGFEDIVRLAATCRYADCSHENEPGCAVRAAIESGKLSSDRYANYLKLKKETDYHDMSYLDKRKKDRAFGRFVKSVKKNMKEK from the coding sequence ATGGACATGAGATTGAGCGACCTGGGTTTTGATGAATGGTTCGAGCCGCATGTTGGCGAATTGCATGCGGAAGGCAGGAACATTGCGCGCATATCGGCGGTAGACCGCGGCGGATACCTGGTCAGGAATGAATCGGGAGAGATCCCGGCGGAGCTCGCGGGGAGGCTTTCCTGGCAAATCGACGACTCTGCCGGCCTGCCCTGTGTCGGAGATTGGGTAACGGCTGAATACTACAACCATAATACCGAAGCGATCATTCACGGGGTGTTTCCACGAAAGACGTTCCTGCGCCGCAAAACCGCGGGCGACAGGATCGACTACCAGATGATCGCGGCCAACATCGATACGGCTTTCCTTGTCCAGTCATGCCATTTTGACTTCAATCCCCGGCGTCTGGACCGCTACCTGGTCATGGCGGCGGAAGGGCATGTCGAACCGGTCGTCATACTCACGAAGACGGATTTGATCACCGGGGATGAACTGGAAGAGAAAATCGCGCTCGTCCGCTCCGTCACCCAGGCGCAAGTGCTCACCCTCAGCAACAAGAGTGTCGACGGGCTTGAACCGTTTCAGCAGACACTCCTCCCCGGGAGGACCTATTGCCTGCTCGGGTCTTCCGGCGTCGGGAAAACGACCCTGATCAACCGCCTCCTGGGCCGGGATGCGTTGAGCACGAAAGCCGTCAGCGGTACGGGAGAAGGCACCCACACGACCTCCCGCCGCCAGCTCGTCGTTCTTGCCGAAGGTGCGATGCTGATCGACACGCCGGGAATGCGGGAACTCGGCCTTCTCGGGGCCGGCGAGGGGATCGGCATCGGGTTTGAAGACATTGTCCGACTTGCCGCGACTTGCCGCTACGCCGACTGCAGCCACGAAAACGAGCCCGGATGTGCCGTCCGGGCCGCCATTGAAAGCGGTAAACTGAGCAGCGATCGCTATGCCAATTATCTCAAGCTGAAAAAGGAGACGGATTACCACGATATGTCCTATCTGGATAAACGGAAGAAGGACCGGGCCTTCGGACGCTTTGTCAAATCGGTCAAGAAAAACATGAAAGAGAAGTAA
- a CDS encoding RNA polymerase sigma factor, whose protein sequence is MNAFYNPFREAAGGDPTETELIIRSLQGDRRSLEALILRHQSWIYNIALRMVYDPAAAEDVTQEVLIKVITKLGTFDPAKAAFRTWLYRLVVNHIINVKRSRNEAAMEDALRGEGYDRFIEGLSDRRLTAQPGAEIYREEVKMACVQCLLFSLSRRERMIFLLGVVFDVPDTVGSEICDVSRANFRKILSRSRIRIYTFFRDRCGLLDEKNPCRCAYFLNPLVRSGLIDTQDLLIQRDSHGTIAETVTGAVRQIEASYGEFLSLFRSQPFLKSPDMIRWLRDLLDHEDIKPIFQIA, encoded by the coding sequence ATGAACGCATTCTACAATCCCTTCAGAGAGGCAGCCGGCGGCGATCCCACGGAGACGGAGCTGATCATCCGCTCCCTCCAGGGCGACCGGCGCTCCCTGGAGGCGCTCATCCTGCGGCACCAGTCCTGGATCTACAACATCGCCCTCCGGATGGTGTACGACCCCGCGGCGGCGGAGGACGTCACGCAGGAGGTCCTGATCAAGGTCATCACGAAACTGGGCACCTTCGATCCGGCCAAAGCCGCGTTCCGAACCTGGCTGTACCGCCTCGTCGTCAACCACATCATCAACGTGAAGCGCAGCCGGAATGAGGCCGCCATGGAGGACGCCCTGCGGGGGGAGGGATACGACCGCTTCATCGAGGGGCTGTCGGACCGGCGGCTCACTGCCCAGCCCGGCGCGGAGATCTACCGGGAGGAGGTCAAGATGGCCTGCGTGCAGTGCCTGCTATTCTCCCTCAGCCGGCGGGAGCGGATGATCTTCCTCCTCGGGGTCGTCTTCGACGTGCCGGACACCGTGGGCAGCGAGATCTGCGACGTCTCCCGGGCTAACTTCCGCAAGATCCTCTCCCGGTCGCGTATCAGGATCTACACGTTCTTCCGGGACCGGTGCGGCCTCCTGGACGAGAAGAACCCCTGCCGCTGCGCCTATTTTCTCAACCCCCTCGTCCGGAGCGGCCTGATCGACACCCAAGACCTGCTTATTCAAAGAGATTCCCACGGCACCATCGCGGAGACCGTCACCGGCGCGGTCCGGCAGATCGAGGCATCCTACGGGGAGTTCCTCTCCCTCTTCCGCAGCCAGCCCTTCCTCAAGTCTCCCGACATGATCCGCTGGCTCCGGGATCTGCTCGACCACGAAGACATCAAACCGATATTCCAGATCGCCTGA
- a CDS encoding DUF3795 domain-containing protein yields the protein MYSKELISPCGLYCGVCGIHKAGVDNDEALKEKLAKLYGVDSPAKIQCAGCRSEEPFFFCQVCAIKSCAEEKSFEGCHQCESFPCEKIQGFPYPEAKGNMLRAVPRWRELGTEAWVKEEEERFRCKSCGTDSFRGARKCRQCGTLFAF from the coding sequence ATGTACAGCAAGGAACTGATTTCCCCGTGCGGACTCTACTGCGGCGTGTGCGGCATCCACAAGGCGGGCGTCGACAACGACGAAGCGCTGAAGGAGAAACTGGCGAAGCTCTACGGCGTCGACTCCCCCGCCAAGATCCAGTGCGCCGGCTGCCGATCCGAGGAGCCCTTCTTTTTCTGCCAGGTCTGCGCCATCAAGTCGTGTGCCGAGGAGAAGAGTTTCGAGGGATGCCACCAGTGCGAGAGCTTCCCCTGCGAGAAGATCCAGGGCTTCCCCTACCCGGAAGCAAAGGGAAACATGCTGCGCGCCGTCCCACGCTGGCGGGAGCTGGGAACCGAGGCCTGGGTGAAGGAGGAGGAAGAGCGCTTCCGCTGCAAATCCTGCGGCACGGATTCATTCCGGGGCGCCAGGAAGTGCCGGCAGTGCGGGACCCTCTTCGCCTTCTGA
- a CDS encoding pyridoxamine 5'-phosphate oxidase family protein, which produces MIEDFLVLVPIKGDDMRRKDRAITNTEAFGILEKGEYGFLSTASVDHVPYGVPIHYCLMDRCIYFHCALEGRKINNIIANPRVSFCVVGKAEILPEKFATRYESCIVQGLASESFGEEKQSALEGMIQKYSSNYIADGLKYIEREKDKTRVFKISIESVSGKARR; this is translated from the coding sequence ATGATCGAGGATTTCCTTGTTCTTGTGCCGATTAAAGGGGACGATATGCGCAGAAAAGACAGGGCAATAACCAATACGGAAGCTTTCGGAATTCTGGAAAAAGGCGAATACGGTTTCCTGAGTACAGCGTCCGTCGATCATGTGCCATACGGTGTACCGATTCATTACTGTTTGATGGACCGGTGCATCTACTTTCACTGTGCCCTTGAAGGCAGAAAAATCAACAATATCATAGCAAACCCCAGAGTCTCCTTTTGTGTGGTGGGAAAGGCCGAGATTCTCCCCGAGAAATTCGCCACCCGGTATGAGAGTTGTATTGTTCAAGGACTGGCATCCGAATCATTCGGGGAAGAAAAACAATCGGCTCTTGAAGGCATGATACAAAAATATTCAAGCAATTATATCGCTGATGGATTGAAATATATCGAGAGGGAAAAAGATAAAACAAGAGTTTTCAAAATTTCCATAGAATCTGTTTCAGGCAAGGCAAGAAGATAG
- the rnk gene encoding nucleoside diphosphate kinase regulator: MKMPKKIYITEKDIDRLNSILMNIKDSPVVRKLQDELDRATILNPEEIPPDVVTMNSRVQFKTLETDSTSEITIVYPSDADSSQARVSILAPVGAALIGLRVGDEIEWVLPTGLVRTFQILSVGD, from the coding sequence ATGAAGATGCCTAAAAAGATTTATATTACTGAGAAAGATATAGACCGCCTCAATAGCATCTTAATGAATATAAAAGACTCACCTGTCGTGAGGAAGCTTCAGGACGAGCTGGACCGCGCAACGATCTTGAATCCCGAAGAGATACCTCCGGATGTTGTAACCATGAACTCGCGGGTTCAATTCAAGACGCTGGAAACGGATTCTACGTCTGAAATCACGATTGTCTATCCGTCCGATGCGGACAGCAGCCAGGCGAGAGTCTCGATCCTCGCGCCTGTGGGTGCGGCATTGATTGGCCTGAGAGTGGGAGATGAAATCGAATGGGTTCTCCCCACGGGATTGGTTCGAACTTTTCAAATATTATCCGTGGGAGATTGA
- a CDS encoding peptidoglycan bridge formation glycyltransferase FemA/FemB family protein codes for MRIDVQPKKMDSLLPTDILFQTTYWGKVKSNLGWEPLAFDFLSEEGQYGDVLVLKRPLGKGVAAAYIPQGPETGPDPDKYGIFLEALSQSLIRHMDSDIAFIRYDLPWESPYAAEAMQGEPWPGCISPRLQELRMNIGTKTWNLRKAAIDFTVADALIVDIARTEEEILSAMKPKCRYNIRLSRRKGVHVSVASPNQLPSFYDLYLQTARRNGFQACSDRCFAELFSTRMTHPESPEILFLLAADGSDIVAGAIIAVSGQRAIFLFGASSDEKRNLMGSYAVHWEAIKLAREKGCLTYDMGSVSPLPDPDHPFYGMHRFKTGFGGTIVHRSGSWDYLLDSQNYENIRNFELLSSALIPS; via the coding sequence ATGAGAATAGACGTGCAGCCAAAGAAAATGGATTCATTGCTTCCCACGGACATTCTCTTCCAGACCACGTACTGGGGAAAGGTTAAGTCCAATCTCGGCTGGGAGCCGCTTGCCTTTGATTTCCTCTCGGAGGAAGGGCAATACGGCGACGTTCTCGTCCTGAAGAGACCCCTGGGCAAGGGGGTTGCCGCCGCCTATATCCCTCAAGGACCCGAGACGGGTCCTGATCCTGACAAGTATGGAATATTTCTCGAAGCGTTGTCCCAGTCACTGATCCGTCACATGGATTCGGACATCGCATTCATACGGTACGACCTTCCCTGGGAATCTCCGTATGCCGCCGAAGCGATGCAGGGAGAACCCTGGCCGGGATGCATATCGCCCAGATTGCAGGAATTGCGAATGAATATCGGCACCAAAACCTGGAACCTCCGGAAAGCGGCGATTGATTTCACGGTTGCCGATGCTCTGATTGTCGACATTGCGCGTACGGAAGAGGAAATCCTGTCAGCCATGAAACCCAAATGTCGATACAATATCCGGCTTTCACGAAGAAAAGGAGTCCATGTATCGGTAGCCTCGCCCAATCAGCTGCCATCGTTCTACGACCTCTATCTGCAGACAGCCAGGCGCAACGGCTTCCAGGCGTGCAGTGATCGCTGTTTTGCCGAGCTTTTCTCCACGCGCATGACTCATCCCGAATCTCCCGAGATTCTGTTTCTCCTCGCCGCTGACGGGAGCGATATCGTCGCCGGCGCAATCATTGCCGTCTCCGGTCAACGGGCGATCTTTCTCTTTGGGGCATCCTCCGATGAAAAGCGCAACCTGATGGGATCGTATGCTGTGCACTGGGAAGCCATCAAGCTGGCGCGTGAAAAGGGGTGCCTGACGTATGACATGGGATCCGTTTCACCGCTTCCTGATCCCGACCACCCCTTTTATGGCATGCACCGATTCAAAACAGGTTTCGGGGGTACGATCGTCCATCGAAGTGGTTCATGGGATTACCTGCTTGACAGTCAGAATTATGAAAATATTCGCAATTTCGAATTGTTGAGCAGTGCGTTGATTCCTTCTTGA
- a CDS encoding helix-turn-helix transcriptional regulator translates to MKQNENIEIALQERIKELNCLYGMARLSESCHGSIEEFLKCLVDFLPSSWRYAEVACARITFKGKTFQSKEFAWTQWRQSAEIRVNNEIAGDVTIIYMQERPMEDEGPFLKEERVLLEGVAQKIGEIAVRILAEQELQENNRQLLLERKALQEANTALRLVLSNIENEKKHIYENIHLNIDRVIMPILHALAPAVSSSKIKYLELLKTNLEEITAPFINRSLKHFSVLTPAEVNICNMIRNGMRTKEIANLRGVSTATINRHRENIRRKLNLSNKKINLTTYLKSNVGPVPSLLSGKDE, encoded by the coding sequence ATGAAACAGAATGAAAACATTGAAATTGCCCTGCAGGAACGCATCAAGGAACTGAATTGTCTTTATGGCATGGCACGTCTATCCGAAAGCTGTCATGGCTCCATAGAGGAATTTCTGAAGTGTCTCGTCGATTTTCTGCCCTCATCCTGGCGCTATGCGGAAGTTGCCTGTGCGAGAATTACGTTTAAAGGGAAAACATTTCAAAGCAAGGAGTTTGCATGGACACAGTGGAGACAGTCGGCTGAAATTCGTGTGAACAATGAAATTGCAGGTGATGTAACCATCATCTATATGCAGGAGCGGCCCATGGAGGATGAAGGACCGTTTCTCAAAGAGGAAAGGGTTTTATTGGAGGGTGTTGCCCAAAAGATCGGTGAAATTGCCGTCCGAATTCTTGCGGAGCAGGAACTTCAAGAAAACAATCGGCAGCTCCTTCTTGAAAGAAAGGCGTTGCAGGAAGCCAATACAGCCTTGCGACTTGTTCTTTCGAACATCGAAAATGAAAAGAAACATATTTATGAAAACATACATTTAAACATCGACAGGGTGATCATGCCGATCCTCCACGCCTTGGCACCTGCAGTATCGAGCAGCAAAATAAAATACTTAGAGTTATTGAAGACCAATCTGGAAGAAATTACAGCCCCCTTCATCAACCGGTCCTTGAAACATTTCAGTGTACTGACCCCTGCGGAAGTCAATATCTGCAACATGATCCGGAACGGAATGCGGACCAAGGAAATCGCCAACTTGCGCGGCGTCTCCACGGCGACGATCAATCGACATCGTGAAAACATAAGAAGAAAATTGAATCTCTCGAACAAGAAAATCAATCTGACGACTTACCTGAAGTCGAACGTTGGACCTGTTCCTTCCCTTCTTTCTGGAAAAGACGAATGA
- a CDS encoding aldo/keto reductase, translating to MITRNLGKSGISVSAIGLGCMGLSEFYGPPAQESEAIRLLHRAVDLGVTHFDTAEIYGQGRNEQLLGKAFAGRWGQIVLATKFGPQRDPATGAFLGVDGSPANVRRSCEKSLQRLGADRIDLYYLHRVDPSTPIEETVGEMARLVKEGKIGAVGLSEASAETIKRANAVYPVAALQTEYSIFSRDVERDILPTCKELNISLVAYSPLGRGMLTGRYTVNGERPAGETDYRTQMQPRFQPGNIEANIKLVEAIKEVAAKTGCAAAQVALAWVLGQGDHVVAIPGTTRLANLETNLGALDCRLSNEDRDVLNKLADKVLGDRYSPGEMAGVNR from the coding sequence ATGATTACACGCAATCTCGGGAAATCAGGGATTTCCGTATCGGCCATCGGATTGGGCTGCATGGGTCTCTCTGAGTTTTACGGGCCGCCCGCGCAGGAGTCGGAGGCCATTCGTCTGCTCCACCGTGCGGTAGACCTGGGAGTGACCCACTTTGATACCGCGGAGATCTACGGCCAGGGGCGCAACGAGCAGTTGCTGGGCAAGGCCTTTGCCGGGCGCTGGGGGCAAATCGTGCTGGCCACCAAGTTCGGGCCCCAACGGGATCCGGCCACGGGCGCCTTTCTGGGGGTGGACGGCTCTCCGGCCAATGTCCGCAGATCCTGCGAAAAGAGCCTTCAACGGCTGGGTGCGGACAGGATCGACCTGTATTATCTCCACCGCGTGGATCCATCGACGCCGATCGAGGAGACGGTGGGAGAGATGGCAAGGCTGGTAAAAGAAGGCAAAATCGGGGCGGTCGGATTGTCGGAGGCCTCGGCCGAGACGATCAAGCGGGCGAACGCCGTTTATCCCGTTGCCGCCCTTCAGACCGAGTATTCGATTTTCAGCCGGGATGTCGAGCGGGACATCCTCCCCACGTGCAAGGAGTTGAACATCAGCCTGGTCGCTTACTCGCCCCTGGGCCGGGGCATGCTGACGGGCCGCTATACTGTGAACGGGGAGCGGCCTGCCGGCGAGACGGATTACCGGACCCAGATGCAGCCCCGATTCCAGCCGGGCAATATCGAAGCCAACATCAAGCTGGTGGAGGCCATCAAGGAAGTGGCTGCGAAAACGGGATGCGCCGCGGCGCAGGTTGCCCTGGCCTGGGTACTCGGCCAGGGGGATCACGTTGTCGCAATTCCCGGCACCACCAGGCTCGCCAACCTGGAGACCAATCTGGGCGCGCTTGACTGCCGGCTAAGCAATGAAGACCGGGATGTGTTGAATAAACTGGCCGACAAGGTCCTGGGAGACCGGTACTCCCCCGGAGAGATGGCGGGGGTCAACCGATGA
- a CDS encoding cytochrome c3 family protein, producing MGRLMWIVGLFVLALFIIPYHSQAAEYVGSEKCAMCHSDAYGKWKDSLHNKSQQELSSANDTVVVDWKGTLKLKGGNIPEYTVKLFKKEKDYYATLVDTKSPSREQTYKVVRTYGGWGWKQRYQVRIGSFHYILPIQWNQASSRWVSYNPQWWYSADGSLKEPTTRNSFELDCAGCHNTGLVLSKGNKGVEVKYTELNTGCEKCHGPGSAHMGNPKSGIINPKKLAYDRNIESCGQCHSRGVSKPSGNYGYPWNDKDNKPYMVGEPLDQYYQFRPGEWGGMTAHAKSHHQQWHDLLRSKHYGKVTCTNCHDPHGGPNRFQLAKTDSNNDLCLSCHKRRYGTTEAVRKHTKHSYAPETTGTSRCSSCHMVKTASSAEAGDIHSHDFKIIKPQESLEAFRKDPRNVVPNSCSGCHKDWGKNEAGYAAGVSAYEKLFKK from the coding sequence ATGGGACGATTGATGTGGATTGTCGGCCTCTTTGTCCTAGCCCTGTTCATCATACCTTACCATTCCCAAGCAGCCGAGTATGTAGGATCTGAAAAATGCGCCATGTGCCATTCCGATGCCTACGGAAAATGGAAAGACTCTCTTCACAACAAGTCCCAACAGGAGCTGTCCTCCGCGAACGACACGGTTGTCGTGGATTGGAAAGGAACCCTGAAGCTCAAAGGGGGGAACATTCCCGAGTACACCGTCAAGTTGTTCAAGAAGGAAAAAGATTACTACGCCACGTTGGTCGACACGAAGAGCCCGTCCCGTGAGCAGACCTACAAGGTCGTCCGCACATATGGCGGATGGGGGTGGAAACAGCGTTACCAGGTCCGAATTGGAAGCTTCCATTACATCCTGCCCATTCAATGGAACCAGGCGTCCTCGCGCTGGGTATCCTATAACCCGCAGTGGTGGTACAGCGCCGACGGGAGCCTTAAGGAACCCACGACCAGGAACTCTTTTGAACTGGATTGTGCGGGATGCCACAACACCGGCCTTGTCCTGTCAAAGGGTAACAAAGGCGTCGAGGTCAAGTACACAGAGTTGAACACGGGCTGCGAGAAATGCCACGGTCCCGGTTCGGCGCATATGGGCAACCCGAAATCGGGCATCATCAATCCCAAAAAACTTGCCTACGACCGTAACATCGAATCCTGCGGACAGTGTCATTCCCGCGGTGTGAGCAAGCCCTCGGGAAACTACGGCTACCCCTGGAACGACAAGGACAACAAGCCATACATGGTCGGAGAGCCCCTGGATCAGTATTACCAGTTCCGCCCCGGCGAATGGGGAGGCATGACGGCCCACGCCAAGAGCCATCACCAGCAGTGGCATGATCTGCTGAGAAGCAAGCATTACGGCAAAGTCACCTGCACGAACTGCCACGATCCCCACGGTGGTCCGAATCGTTTCCAGCTTGCCAAGACGGACAGCAACAACGACCTGTGCCTCAGTTGCCACAAACGCAGGTATGGAACCACCGAGGCGGTACGGAAGCACACGAAGCATTCCTACGCGCCCGAGACGACCGGAACCAGCCGCTGCTCCTCCTGTCACATGGTGAAGACGGCATCTTCCGCCGAGGCGGGGGATATCCATTCCCATGACTTCAAGATCATCAAGCCCCAGGAGAGCCTTGAGGCCTTCCGGAAGGATCCCAGGAACGTCGTTCCCAACTCCTGCAGCGGCTGCCACAAGGATTGGGGCAAAAACGAGGCGGGGTACGCGGCGGGTGTGAGCGCCTACGAGAAACTGTTCAAGAAATAG
- a CDS encoding hemerythrin domain-containing protein, translating to MKPTEELVHEHKVILHVLKKAATEARGMQEKAVIRTVLIEMMLDFFRNFADKCHHAKEEKNLFPTLEKRGMAHDKGPIAVMLAEHAEGRRMLSNIDGLLPAARRNDREATLGIAENLAAYAVLLENHIDKENNVLFPMAERLLTESDTEELEKAFAKIEEIETGEGVHEKYHHLAHEISDYE from the coding sequence ATGAAACCGACGGAAGAGCTTGTTCATGAGCATAAAGTGATCCTGCACGTCTTAAAAAAAGCTGCGACAGAGGCGCGGGGCATGCAGGAGAAAGCCGTCATCCGGACGGTCCTAATCGAGATGATGCTTGATTTCTTTAGGAACTTTGCCGATAAATGCCACCACGCAAAGGAAGAGAAGAACCTTTTCCCCACGCTCGAAAAACGGGGCATGGCTCACGACAAAGGTCCCATCGCCGTCATGCTGGCGGAGCATGCCGAAGGAAGGCGAATGCTTTCCAATATCGACGGACTGCTTCCCGCCGCAAGGCGGAACGACAGGGAGGCAACACTGGGTATTGCAGAGAACCTTGCCGCTTATGCGGTCCTTCTTGAGAACCATATTGACAAAGAAAACAATGTGTTGTTTCCGATGGCCGAACGGCTGCTCACGGAATCCGACACAGAAGAACTGGAAAAGGCGTTTGCCAAAATCGAGGAGATCGAGACGGGCGAAGGCGTACACGAGAAGTATCATCATCTTGCTCATGAAATCTCGGATTATGAGTGA